The following are encoded in a window of Roseimaritima ulvae genomic DNA:
- a CDS encoding 6-pyruvoyl trahydropterin synthase family protein, with product MPAPQQATFRVDVSKEAFVFSAAHFITFAGDICERLHGHNYGVRVTVEGPLDDNRYVVDFIALRDAVLAETGQWDHHVLLPTEHAEIRVHSDDKETTATFRERRWVFPNEDCILLPVINTTAEEMARVLAERVRQRTREQFGETLTWIEVAVDENHGQWGVCRLPWNAS from the coding sequence ATGCCCGCTCCCCAACAAGCCACCTTTCGAGTGGATGTCAGCAAAGAAGCGTTTGTGTTTTCGGCTGCGCATTTCATCACCTTTGCCGGCGACATTTGCGAACGCCTGCACGGCCATAACTACGGCGTGCGTGTGACCGTTGAAGGACCGCTGGACGACAATCGTTACGTCGTCGACTTCATCGCTCTTCGCGACGCCGTGCTGGCCGAAACCGGACAGTGGGATCATCACGTCTTGCTGCCCACCGAACACGCCGAAATCCGCGTGCACAGCGACGACAAAGAAACCACCGCCACGTTCCGCGAACGACGCTGGGTGTTTCCCAACGAGGACTGCATCTTGCTGCCGGTGATCAACACCACGGCCGAAGAGATGGCTCGGGTGCTGGCCGAACGCGTACGGCAGCGCACGCGCGAACAATTTGGCGAGACGCTGACTTGGATTGAAGTCGCCGTCGACGAGAACCACGGCCAGTGGGGCGTGTGCCGGCTGCCCTGGAACGCCAGCTAG
- the fliG gene encoding flagellar motor switch protein FliG, which yields MSNELVPMDEKGLRKAAILMMTLPTTAAAAVLAKLPQHQIEAISIKIAQIESVGGDEQEVVMAEFLTSKASAVFASEGGLERAKELIKAALGKDASDLLGNLQQTIEAMPFGFLKKVDPQTLLQFIHEEHPQTIALLMSHCAGTYGAELLAGLQPDKQLEVIRRIAAMGRTSPEAVDELERGLEQRLSTMVSQKQSSVGGAESVAEILNVSERSIERSVMEALNEEDPELSDGIRRLMFVFEDLVKLGDRDIQTLLKNVETSQWAMALKGASQALQDKVMRNMSARAADNLKEEIGYLGSVRVSEVEAVQQKIVDIVRHLEDSGEISRPTGEEEEAYVT from the coding sequence ATGTCGAACGAACTGGTTCCAATGGACGAAAAGGGTTTGCGCAAAGCGGCCATCTTGATGATGACCCTGCCCACCACGGCAGCGGCCGCCGTGCTGGCCAAACTACCGCAACATCAGATCGAAGCGATCAGTATTAAAATCGCTCAGATCGAATCGGTCGGCGGCGACGAACAAGAAGTCGTGATGGCCGAGTTCCTGACCAGCAAAGCCAGCGCGGTGTTCGCCAGTGAAGGGGGCCTGGAACGCGCCAAAGAACTGATCAAGGCCGCCCTCGGCAAAGACGCCAGCGACTTGCTGGGAAACCTTCAGCAGACCATCGAAGCGATGCCGTTTGGGTTTCTCAAGAAAGTCGATCCCCAAACGCTGTTGCAATTCATTCACGAAGAACACCCGCAAACCATCGCGCTGTTGATGAGTCACTGCGCGGGAACCTATGGCGCCGAATTGCTGGCCGGCTTGCAACCCGACAAACAACTGGAAGTCATCCGCCGCATCGCCGCCATGGGCCGCACCAGCCCTGAGGCGGTCGACGAACTCGAACGCGGCCTGGAACAGCGACTCAGCACGATGGTCAGCCAAAAGCAGAGCAGTGTCGGTGGAGCAGAAAGTGTCGCCGAAATCCTTAACGTCTCCGAACGCTCCATCGAACGCAGCGTGATGGAAGCCCTGAACGAAGAAGACCCCGAACTGTCCGACGGCATCCGCCGCCTGATGTTTGTGTTCGAGGACTTGGTCAAACTGGGCGATCGCGATATTCAAACGCTGCTAAAAAACGTGGAAACCTCGCAGTGGGCCATGGCCCTCAAAGGCGCCAGTCAGGCGCTGCAGGACAAGGTCATGCGAAACATGAGCGCGCGAGCAGCCGACAACTTAAAAGAAGAAATCGGCTACCTGGGCAGCGTGCGGGTTTCCGAAGTCGAAGCGGTACAACAAAAAATTGTCGACATCGTCCGCCACCTCGAAGACTCCGGCGAGATCTCGCGTCCCACCGGAGAAGAGGAAGAAGCCTACGTCACCTAG
- the wbaP gene encoding undecaprenyl-phosphate galactose phosphotransferase WbaP, which yields MSGLQSQPRASGRPAASQSRTDAQASTEIWNPSLAADDFSPLPWHRRYAAQVLRTAAPLVCADWCAMTLAFIVSMPVAGWLTGSPINHGGLFLLTGVCLQFIVFCASGLYPGAGVHPAVELRQLTLTWAGLAVAAVAFALFHGSTESPYTLLAAGTFLGSMLCSPIIRTVVRSWASHRQWWGYPVIMIGEGKLADQVDANFRRSGGRGLRLLGRFDHTHRYWQEPHDSRLAWLGNLEDVIRYAKQNGVHWLVIAMPDRMDSNMVTWVQFFRQRFRHVVLIHTRHELPSLWHRPLDCGGLSAVQVEERLLMREQQIFKRALDLILVLGGGLLLLPLIAALAVLVALASGRPIFYRNPRVGQYGRRFGAWKFRTMVPNADQVLSEYLDAHPQAREEFEANHKLKQDPRITRIGGFLRKTSLDELPQIWNVLRGQMSIVGPRPIQVAEIAKYGETYDHYLRVRPGITGMWQISGRNNTTYEERLMHDRFYVRNWSPWLDLYILGRTLKTVLKCEGAY from the coding sequence ATGTCCGGCCTGCAATCCCAGCCTCGTGCATCGGGTCGTCCCGCCGCCTCCCAGTCGCGAACCGACGCACAAGCCTCGACGGAGATTTGGAACCCGTCACTGGCCGCCGATGATTTCTCGCCGTTGCCCTGGCATCGGCGTTATGCGGCTCAAGTTTTGCGGACCGCCGCGCCGTTGGTATGCGCCGATTGGTGCGCGATGACGTTGGCGTTTATCGTTTCCATGCCAGTGGCCGGCTGGCTGACCGGCAGTCCGATCAACCACGGCGGGCTGTTTCTGTTGACCGGGGTCTGCCTGCAGTTCATCGTGTTCTGCGCCAGCGGCCTGTACCCGGGCGCGGGTGTGCATCCGGCCGTGGAGCTGAGGCAGTTGACCCTGACCTGGGCGGGGTTGGCCGTGGCGGCGGTGGCGTTCGCCCTGTTTCATGGTTCCACTGAATCACCCTATACGCTATTGGCCGCGGGCACCTTCCTGGGCTCGATGCTGTGCTCGCCGATCATTCGCACCGTGGTCCGCAGCTGGGCCAGCCACCGCCAGTGGTGGGGCTATCCGGTGATCATGATCGGCGAAGGCAAACTAGCCGATCAGGTCGATGCAAACTTTCGCCGCAGTGGTGGCCGGGGACTGCGGCTGCTGGGCCGGTTTGACCATACGCATCGCTACTGGCAAGAACCCCACGACAGCCGCTTGGCTTGGTTGGGCAATCTGGAAGACGTGATTCGGTACGCCAAACAAAATGGCGTACACTGGTTGGTGATCGCCATGCCGGACCGGATGGATTCGAACATGGTCACCTGGGTGCAATTCTTTCGCCAACGCTTTCGCCATGTGGTGCTGATCCACACCCGTCATGAGCTGCCCAGCCTGTGGCACCGACCGTTGGACTGTGGCGGGCTATCGGCGGTCCAGGTCGAGGAACGCCTGCTGATGCGCGAACAACAGATCTTTAAACGAGCGCTGGATTTGATCTTGGTGCTCGGCGGAGGCCTGCTGCTGCTGCCCCTGATCGCGGCTTTGGCTGTGTTGGTCGCTCTGGCGTCGGGTCGGCCGATCTTTTACCGCAACCCGCGAGTGGGACAATATGGTCGCCGCTTCGGTGCTTGGAAATTTCGCACCATGGTCCCCAACGCCGATCAGGTGTTGAGCGAATACCTGGACGCCCACCCTCAAGCTCGCGAGGAATTCGAAGCCAACCACAAACTCAAGCAGGATCCACGGATAACGCGCATCGGAGGCTTTCTGCGGAAAACCAGTCTGGATGAATTGCCGCAAATTTGGAACGTGTTGCGGGGCCAGATGAGCATCGTTGGTCCGCGTCCGATCCAGGTTGCCGAAATCGCCAAGTACGGCGAAACCTACGATCACTATCTTCGCGTGCGACCGGGCATCACCGGGATGTGGCAGATCAGCGGCCGCAACAACACCACCTATGAAGAACGCTTGATGCATGACCGCTTTTACGTCCGCAATTGGTCGCCGTGGCTGGACCTGTACATCTTGGGACGGACCTTAAAGACGGTTCTCAAATGCGAGGGCGCGTATTAG